One genomic region from Sulfuriflexus mobilis encodes:
- a CDS encoding SoxR reducing system RseC family protein, producing the protein MIEEHARIVAIEAETTWVETQRQTTCGSCSAKNACGSSLLERFTGQRHSRLAVTTVPGLGLGDEVILGLEESSLLQGSFAVYMLPLLSLLLFAALSENLLADKWMATETAAILGGVVGFMLGLYWLKGYAKRALIDARFRPVILRRVADPAPKQSVTKLTLE; encoded by the coding sequence ATGATTGAAGAGCATGCCCGAATTGTCGCTATCGAAGCTGAAACAACCTGGGTAGAAACACAACGCCAGACCACCTGTGGCAGTTGTTCTGCAAAGAATGCCTGTGGTTCTTCCCTGCTGGAACGTTTTACCGGTCAACGTCATAGTCGATTGGCCGTAACCACTGTGCCAGGGCTGGGTTTGGGTGATGAAGTTATCCTCGGGCTGGAGGAGAGTAGTCTTTTGCAGGGTTCTTTTGCCGTATATATGTTGCCGTTGCTGAGTCTGCTGCTATTCGCAGCACTCTCTGAAAATTTGCTTGCGGATAAGTGGATGGCTACGGAAACTGCCGCTATCCTTGGCGGGGTCGTCGGCTTTATGTTGGGGCTATACTGGTTGAAGGGCTATGCCAAACGTGCGCTAATAGACGCACGTTTCCGACCAGTGATTTTACGTCGCGTCGCTGACCCGGCACCGAAACAATCAGTAACCAAGTTGACTCTGGAGTAA
- a CDS encoding MucB/RseB C-terminal domain-containing protein, which translates to MKRVVVFLLLSINFASASAMEKITSDTVREWLSRVSRAGETLNYEGTFVYRHGDQMEAVHVIHKSDSKGERERMVSLNGVAREVIRNNDKVICILPDNRSVVVDNHGPETKLPSIPSDLSQIGEYYDFVFEGYERVASRQARRVMIRPRDNFRYGYRLWIDDAFELLLRSELLDTKGNAIEQIMFTDLRLYESLDEQRLKPNISGTEYTWVTDKDDKRNAPMPMDDGWQARKLPKGFMMSHRNMHHLPDNRMPVEHLVYTDGLAWVSIYIEKLDTEKDILQGSSTMGAVNAYGRIMGDYHVTAVGEVPPSTVKLISDSVNHQQKP; encoded by the coding sequence ATGAAACGTGTTGTAGTATTCCTGTTGCTCTCAATCAATTTCGCCAGTGCCTCGGCGATGGAGAAGATTACCTCTGATACCGTACGTGAGTGGTTGAGCCGCGTAAGTCGTGCAGGTGAAACCCTGAACTACGAAGGTACGTTTGTATACCGTCATGGTGACCAAATGGAAGCCGTGCATGTTATTCACAAATCAGACAGTAAAGGTGAACGTGAGCGCATGGTGTCACTTAACGGTGTCGCGCGCGAAGTCATCAGGAATAATGATAAGGTCATCTGCATCCTGCCGGATAACCGTTCTGTGGTGGTGGATAACCATGGCCCCGAAACCAAGTTGCCCTCTATCCCAAGCGATCTGAGTCAGATTGGTGAGTATTACGACTTTGTTTTCGAAGGTTATGAGCGTGTTGCCTCGCGCCAGGCACGGCGCGTGATGATTCGTCCAAGGGATAATTTTCGTTACGGTTACCGTCTCTGGATAGATGATGCCTTTGAGTTATTATTGCGATCGGAATTACTGGATACGAAGGGTAATGCCATTGAGCAAATTATGTTTACGGACCTGCGTTTGTATGAAAGCCTGGATGAACAGCGGCTCAAACCGAATATTAGTGGTACGGAATACACCTGGGTGACGGACAAGGACGATAAACGCAACGCGCCCATGCCGATGGATGATGGCTGGCAGGCCCGCAAGTTACCGAAGGGCTTTATGATGTCACACCGTAATATGCATCACCTACCGGATAACCGCATGCCTGTTGAGCACCTCGTTTATACAGATGGCCTGGCATGGGTATCTATCTATATCGAAAAGCTTGATACCGAGAAGGATATCCTGCAGGGGTCATCGACGATGGGTGCGGTCAATGCCTATGGACGTATTATGGGCGATTATCATGTCACCGCCGTAGGCGAGGTGCCGCCCTCAACCGTAAAATTAATCAGTGATTCAGTTAACCATCAGCAAAAGCCGTAG
- a CDS encoding sigma-E factor negative regulatory protein: MKGSAMTPYDEQLSALVDGELEPAEADRLIDKMLDNDELRSRWLRYQQAGSALRREASTGAGGGLLPGIHAALAKEATVLAPRLKRQPLSATFKQVAGMAVAATVTAVAVLTIQPGGQVFAPTNQQVASTAPVAVEQQWLRVNSSNWSDDRPAVVSKLNSYLVNHNGYSTAVRGALPFAPIVTAGRDRPVADEADEGTAAIEYKPAVENALR; encoded by the coding sequence ATGAAGGGTAGTGCTATGACACCATATGATGAGCAACTTTCTGCCTTAGTGGATGGCGAACTCGAGCCGGCTGAGGCCGATCGCCTAATCGACAAAATGCTTGATAATGACGAACTGCGTTCCCGCTGGTTGCGTTATCAGCAGGCGGGCAGTGCCCTGCGCCGTGAGGCGAGTACAGGTGCTGGTGGAGGGCTGTTGCCGGGTATTCATGCCGCCTTGGCAAAAGAGGCTACCGTTCTCGCGCCACGACTGAAAAGACAACCGCTATCGGCTACCTTCAAGCAGGTCGCCGGCATGGCCGTTGCCGCCACGGTGACCGCTGTTGCGGTATTGACGATTCAACCGGGCGGGCAGGTCTTCGCACCCACTAACCAGCAAGTCGCCAGCACAGCGCCGGTGGCGGTTGAGCAACAGTGGTTGCGCGTCAACAGTAGCAACTGGTCAGATGATCGCCCTGCGGTGGTTTCCAAACTGAACAGTTATCTGGTTAATCATAATGGCTATTCAACGGCCGTGCGGGGTGCTTTGCCCTTTGCGCCGATTGTCACCGCCGGCCGTGACAGGCCGGTAGCCGATGAGGCCGATGAGGGAACAGCCGCCATTGAATATAAACCGGCCGTGGAAAATGCCTTACGATGA